Proteins encoded in a region of the Cheilinus undulatus linkage group 8, ASM1832078v1, whole genome shotgun sequence genome:
- the bola1 gene encoding bolA-like protein 1 — MLSSVLRCARPTSTLPALSRPLAHFRPNMDPDPSRPVERAIRTKLTNMLQPDHLEVHNESHMHAVPPGSESHFRVLVVSSQFDGLPLIKRHRLVNEALKEELSTCVHALAIQAKTPEQWGSNPTLAKSPPCMGGSRGDHTVEEKLKGGRE, encoded by the coding sequence ATGCTTTCCTCTGTCCTCCGCTGTGCTCGACCCACCTCTACCCTTCCTGCCTTAAGCCGACCTTTGGCCCACTTCAGACCAAACATGGATCCAGATCCGAGCCGGCCTGTTGAAAGAGCCATTAGAACCAAACTGACCAACATGCTCCAGCCGGACCACTTAGAGGTACACAATGAAAGCCACATGCACGCCGTGCCACCTGGTTCAGAATCCCATTTCCGTGTCTTGGTTGTCAGCTCCCAGTTCGATGGTCTGCCGTTAATAAAGCGCCACCGTTTGGTAAATGAAGCTCTGAAGGAGGAGTTGAGTACCTGTGTTCATGCACTTGCCATCCAGGCAAAGACTCCTGAGCAGTGGGGGAGTAACCCCACACTGGCCAAGAGTCCGCCCTGCATGGGAGGCTCGAGGGGAGATCACACAGTGGAAGAAAAGCTGAAGGGCGGACGGGAGTAG